A stretch of Oligoflexia bacterium DNA encodes these proteins:
- a CDS encoding flavin reductase family protein, whose amino-acid sequence MLSIDPKQFEATYIYKILTSSVAPRPIALVSSYNKAEQNNLAPFSFFNVFGFNPPIIGFSPTCRGRDGSFKDTYNNLVQSKECVVNIVNHSMQYQMNLASGEYDTNIDEFNKSGFTPVDSQCVKAKRVQESPVQMECKLKQVIDLGGQKGSGNLILCEVVRFHLNKDYLDENNVPDPIKINHIGRNGGEYYTHVNSDSLYTLKVKKGCLGIGFDALPAFIRNSTILTGNELGQLASVQERPQNKLDLKIDNLTLDNCHETIANAIANNDIDLAWRIINELDQ is encoded by the coding sequence ATGTTAAGCATAGATCCAAAACAGTTTGAAGCCACTTACATTTATAAAATTTTAACCTCAAGCGTAGCCCCTCGCCCTATTGCTTTGGTTTCAAGTTACAACAAGGCTGAGCAAAATAATCTAGCGCCCTTTTCATTTTTTAATGTTTTTGGTTTTAACCCGCCTATCATTGGTTTTTCTCCTACCTGTAGAGGTAGAGATGGCAGCTTTAAAGACACCTACAATAATCTTGTTCAAAGCAAAGAGTGTGTAGTCAATATTGTCAACCACAGTATGCAATACCAAATGAACCTTGCCTCTGGTGAGTATGATACAAATATTGATGAATTTAATAAAAGTGGCTTTACGCCCGTGGACTCACAATGCGTTAAGGCCAAACGGGTGCAGGAATCTCCTGTTCAAATGGAATGCAAACTGAAACAAGTGATTGATCTGGGAGGCCAAAAAGGTTCTGGCAATTTAATCTTATGTGAAGTTGTGCGTTTTCATTTAAATAAAGATTATCTGGATGAAAACAATGTTCCTGATCCAATTAAAATCAATCATATTGGTCGCAATGGCGGCGAGTACTACACTCATGTTAATTCTGATAGTTTATATACTTTAAAAGTTAAAAAAGGATGCTTGGGTATTGGCTTTGATGCTTTACCAGCCTTCATCCGCAATAGCACTATCTTAACCGGCAATGAACTGGGGCAACTGGCCTCGGTGCAAGAAAGACCGCAAAACAAATTGGATCTTAAGATAGACAACCTTACGCTTGATAATTGCCATGAGACGATTGCAAATGCCATTGCAAACAATGATATCGATTTGGCTTGGAGGATTATCAATGAGCTGGATCAATAA
- a CDS encoding PGPGW domain-containing protein gives MQALYTHLKKLIVFIVGLTIIIIGIALLVLPGPGLVTIAVGLGVLSLEFVWAKHLFKKMKAYSKDQLDSLQNKLDKKNKP, from the coding sequence ATGCAGGCACTTTATACACATTTAAAAAAACTAATTGTTTTTATTGTAGGATTGACCATTATTATTATTGGCATTGCCTTGCTTGTTTTACCGGGGCCAGGTCTTGTGACCATTGCTGTGGGCTTAGGTGTTTTGTCTTTGGAATTTGTCTGGGCTAAACATTTATTTAAAAAAATGAAAGCTTACAGCAAAGATCAATTGGATAGTTTACAAAATAAATTGGATAAAAAAAATAAACCATAA
- a CDS encoding alpha/beta hydrolase: MILSLGIYQDLMCFAIFNPILMRKQVMNIVCIPGLGANALVFKPQQAYFAQRLYIPDFLKPKSQESLEAYSLRWAKQIKSNLRQPYVLLGMSLGGMLAQEMAQYLDAKALILLGSLQNPMPKQHLHQWGEKIGQALPNPILKMIRYCSPHWVAWFEGLSQEHKHLLQHMSRQIEIDFYKWQAQAAAAWIKTGFQGEYPCPVFRAHGGRDTVVYLDKELGPEDLFLPKARHLINLSHAQQINAYIEQCIEKVQEP, translated from the coding sequence ATGATATTAAGCTTAGGAATATACCAAGACTTGATGTGTTTTGCTATATTCAACCCTATTTTAATGAGAAAACAAGTGATGAATATTGTATGTATCCCCGGTTTAGGCGCTAACGCACTGGTATTTAAACCCCAGCAAGCTTATTTTGCACAGCGTTTGTACATCCCGGATTTTTTAAAGCCCAAAAGCCAAGAAAGCTTGGAAGCTTACAGTTTGCGTTGGGCCAAGCAGATCAAAAGCAATTTGAGACAGCCGTATGTTTTGCTAGGGATGTCCTTAGGCGGCATGCTGGCCCAAGAAATGGCACAATACCTTGATGCTAAAGCTTTGATTTTATTAGGAAGTTTGCAAAATCCTATGCCCAAACAGCACTTGCATCAATGGGGTGAAAAAATAGGCCAAGCTTTACCAAACCCTATTTTAAAAATGATCCGCTATTGTTCCCCGCATTGGGTTGCATGGTTTGAGGGTTTATCCCAAGAACACAAGCATTTATTGCAGCACATGTCGCGGCAAATAGAAATAGATTTTTATAAATGGCAGGCGCAAGCGGCAGCGGCGTGGATTAAAACAGGCTTTCAAGGTGAATATCCATGTCCTGTATTTAGAGCACATGGAGGAAGAGATACGGTTGTTTATTTGGATAAAGAGCTTGGTCCAGAGGATCTTTTTCTTCCCAAAGCCCGGCATTTAATTAACTTAAGCCATGCCCAACAAATCAATGCTTATATTGAGCAGTGTATTGAGAAAGTTCAAGAGCCATAA
- a CDS encoding nitroreductase family protein — protein sequence MQKNLGKTVVEHLQNHKSIRSYADKPIDDDLLNSILLSGQRASSAGNLQSWSVIVSKDAKKKQQLYEAHYQQSMVLQAPVVLTFCADFYRTISWLKAHQAKLSFDDFAGFLTGAVDAVIAAQNIAVAAEAHGLGICYMGTTLWSSDTICKILKTPDYVIPVTSLVMGYPNEDIKEVRYRLPLQAVVHQEEYVKRSDKETLDLYAEFEERSWKRYGEFPGMLEKLEKAGIKKVADFYTSDLKYSKALHVKASKMLMALLKDKKFW from the coding sequence ATGCAAAAAAATTTAGGAAAAACAGTAGTTGAGCATTTGCAAAACCATAAGTCCATCAGGTCATATGCAGATAAACCTATTGATGATGATCTGTTGAATAGCATTTTGCTCAGTGGACAAAGGGCATCCAGTGCCGGGAACTTACAAAGTTGGTCAGTGATTGTCAGCAAAGATGCAAAGAAAAAACAGCAACTTTATGAAGCCCACTATCAACAAAGCATGGTTCTGCAAGCACCAGTGGTGCTTACCTTTTGTGCTGATTTTTACCGGACCATATCGTGGTTAAAAGCGCATCAAGCCAAACTTAGCTTTGATGATTTTGCCGGCTTTCTCACTGGCGCTGTGGATGCAGTCATAGCCGCACAAAATATTGCAGTTGCAGCAGAAGCGCATGGTTTGGGCATTTGTTATATGGGTACCACATTGTGGAGCAGTGATACAATTTGTAAAATTTTAAAAACACCTGATTATGTTATTCCTGTTACCAGTCTGGTGATGGGTTATCCCAATGAAGATATCAAAGAAGTACGCTACAGATTGCCTTTACAAGCAGTGGTTCATCAGGAAGAATATGTAAAACGTTCAGACAAAGAAACACTAGACTTGTATGCTGAATTTGAAGAGCGTTCATGGAAAAGATACGGAGAATTTCCGGGCATGCTGGAGAAATTAGAAAAAGCCGGCATTAAAAAAGTAGCGGACTTTTACACCAGCGATTTAAAGTACTCAAAAGCACTGCATGTAAAAGCGTCTAAAATGCTCATGGCTTTACTTAAAGATAAAAAATTTTGGTGA
- the hisC gene encoding histidinol-phosphate transaminase — translation MEKLTFHIPQHIQDLRAYKAGKSLESLTDKRGLTKFAKLASNENPLGPSPKAIAAAKKCLDQVHLYPDPAAYALRQALAKHLAIDSHQLICGSGVDSLLAYIFMAFSEKNEVILTSKGSFIGTYVNAKKLGRTLKTIGLNNWAYDLDAIAQAITDNTRIIYLANPNNPTGSMITKTDLQKFLAAVPKNILVILDEAYYEYACHHKTYPNGIELLGDYSNLIVTRTFSKAYGLAGARIGYAIADEAIIDTLNKVKLPFEPSRMGQHMAMAALEDTDFLSRTQKLNREGLDYFYQSFIELGLTFVPNTGSNAIMLYFKDAQTAQHFYHACFDQGLILRPLGAFGFDHGIRINTGTQEQNHFALDVMKKVLGLYAKELL, via the coding sequence GTGGAAAAATTAACCTTCCACATTCCTCAACATATTCAAGACTTGCGCGCTTATAAGGCCGGTAAAAGTTTAGAATCCTTGACCGATAAACGTGGTTTGACCAAGTTTGCCAAATTGGCATCCAATGAAAACCCTCTGGGCCCTTCTCCAAAAGCAATTGCAGCGGCAAAAAAATGTTTGGATCAAGTCCATCTTTATCCAGATCCGGCCGCCTATGCGCTTAGACAAGCCTTAGCAAAACATCTTGCTATTGATTCCCATCAACTCATCTGTGGTTCTGGCGTTGACTCATTGTTGGCTTATATTTTTATGGCCTTTAGTGAAAAGAATGAGGTGATTTTAACGTCCAAAGGCAGTTTCATTGGCACCTATGTCAACGCCAAAAAATTAGGCCGAACTTTAAAAACAATTGGGCTTAACAATTGGGCTTATGATCTGGATGCAATTGCTCAAGCCATAACTGACAATACACGTATAATTTATTTGGCCAACCCCAATAACCCTACCGGATCAATGATTACAAAAACTGATCTACAAAAATTTTTAGCGGCTGTTCCCAAAAATATTTTGGTCATCTTGGATGAAGCTTATTATGAATATGCCTGCCATCACAAAACTTATCCCAATGGCATTGAACTTTTAGGAGACTACTCTAATCTTATTGTTACCCGTACGTTTTCAAAAGCTTATGGATTAGCCGGTGCCAGAATTGGTTATGCTATTGCAGATGAAGCCATTATTGATACCTTAAACAAAGTTAAACTGCCATTTGAACCAAGCCGCATGGGACAACACATGGCTATGGCTGCTTTAGAGGACACTGATTTTTTAAGCAGGACTCAAAAGCTTAACCGTGAAGGTTTGGATTATTTTTATCAATCCTTTATTGAACTTGGTTTAACTTTTGTCCCCAATACCGGTTCCAATGCGATCATGCTTTATTTTAAAGATGCACAAACGGCCCAACATTTCTATCATGCCTGTTTTGACCAAGGTTTAATTCTTAGGCCGCTGGGGGCGTTTGGCTTTGATCATGGCATAAGAATTAATACCGGTACGCAAGAACAAAATCATTTTGCCTTAGATGTGATGAAAAAAGTTTTAGGCTTGTATGCAAAGGAGCTCTTATGA
- a CDS encoding fumarylacetoacetate hydrolase family protein, with amino-acid sequence MKLISYLNQNQQERLGLYIKDEGYYDMHDTAKHIKLDLPQDMQSFLNHNDTYFSKVQDLEKILYAEPEKFKPADVHTLLSPVPHPPSCRDAYAFRQHVETMRANRGADMIPEFDQFPVFYFTNHNAVFGEGPIDVYDDHLDKLDFELEIAAVIGKGGKNIPANKADEHIFGFMIMNDLSARTLQMQELKLSLGPAKGKDFANCFGPWLVSKDELKAFAQDTGQGLTYNLEMKATLNGELVSQGNMDSMHWTFAQIIERVSYGVNLFPGDIIGSGTVGTGCLGELNGTAALKAKKEGKSYEPIWLKNKDQIDLEITGLGKLSNTLVHQKASYHILK; translated from the coding sequence ATGAAACTCATCAGCTATCTCAATCAAAACCAACAAGAACGTCTTGGACTGTACATTAAAGATGAGGGCTACTATGACATGCATGATACGGCCAAACACATTAAGCTTGATTTACCCCAAGATATGCAAAGTTTTCTTAATCATAATGACACTTACTTTTCTAAAGTTCAAGACTTAGAAAAAATACTCTATGCCGAACCTGAAAAATTTAAACCTGCCGATGTCCATACTTTACTTTCTCCAGTACCTCACCCCCCCTCTTGTAGGGATGCTTATGCCTTTAGACAACATGTAGAAACCATGCGCGCTAATCGTGGTGCAGACATGATTCCTGAATTTGATCAATTCCCGGTATTTTATTTTACCAACCACAATGCCGTGTTTGGTGAAGGCCCTATTGATGTTTACGATGACCACTTGGATAAACTGGATTTTGAATTAGAGATTGCCGCTGTTATAGGCAAGGGTGGAAAAAATATTCCCGCCAACAAAGCAGATGAACATATTTTTGGTTTTATGATTATGAATGATCTTTCTGCCCGGACTTTACAAATGCAAGAACTTAAGCTGAGCTTGGGCCCGGCCAAAGGCAAAGACTTTGCCAATTGTTTTGGCCCCTGGTTGGTCAGCAAAGATGAGCTTAAAGCTTTTGCCCAAGACACCGGTCAAGGTCTGACATACAATTTGGAAATGAAAGCAACACTCAATGGAGAGCTTGTCTCACAAGGCAATATGGATAGCATGCACTGGACTTTTGCGCAGATCATTGAGCGAGTTTCATATGGCGTAAATTTATTTCCGGGAGATATTATTGGATCCGGTACGGTTGGCACAGGTTGTTTGGGTGAACTCAATGGTACCGCTGCTTTAAAAGCAAAGAAAGAAGGAAAAAGCTACGAGCCTATTTGGTTAAAAAACAAAGACCAGATTGACTTAGAGATTACAGGTCTAGGTAAACTTTCTAATACATTGGTCCATCAAAAAGCATCGTACCATATTTTAAAATAG
- a CDS encoding homogentisate 1,2-dioxygenase: MPFYYQQGDIPKKRHIAFYKADQKSLYREELFSTQGFSSIYSNRYRLDMPTKVSSIAHAQNLMQMDVWQDAPLMWHLFHTGRQENSGSLHQAQTLWMENHNCTILTSSPTENCTDFHKNAHEHLLVFIHRGDGIFLSEFGVIDFIAGDYLIIPKGCIYQFQFKSKDNRCFMVLSDTAFNIPKHFRNDMGQLLEDAPYCERDLKLPTLHDPIDQKGNFPVYISCKYAQGRKTYTHVWDHHPFDVVGWDGCEYPFALNIKDYAPKVGAIHLPPPVHLVFATQHFVVCNFVPRLFDFYPGAIPAPYFHSNVDSDEVIFYADGDFMSRKGIEPGSISYHPMGIAHGPQPGKTEASIGQKETHEYAVMVDTFAPLNLSKEIQAVSDPNYWRSWNED; this comes from the coding sequence ATGCCATTTTATTATCAACAAGGTGATATTCCCAAAAAACGGCATATTGCCTTTTACAAGGCTGACCAAAAAAGCCTATACCGTGAAGAGCTGTTCAGTACCCAAGGTTTTTCCAGTATATACAGTAATCGCTATCGTCTGGACATGCCCACTAAAGTTAGTTCCATTGCTCATGCTCAAAACTTAATGCAAATGGATGTTTGGCAGGATGCACCTTTGATGTGGCACTTGTTTCATACAGGCCGACAAGAAAATTCTGGTAGTCTTCACCAGGCGCAAACACTGTGGATGGAAAACCATAACTGCACAATTTTAACCAGTTCCCCTACAGAAAACTGCACTGACTTTCACAAAAATGCGCATGAGCATCTGCTTGTTTTTATCCATCGTGGTGATGGAATTTTTTTAAGTGAGTTTGGTGTTATAGATTTTATTGCAGGCGATTATTTAATCATTCCCAAAGGCTGCATTTATCAATTTCAATTCAAGAGTAAAGACAACCGCTGCTTTATGGTTTTGTCTGACACCGCTTTTAACATTCCCAAGCATTTTCGCAATGACATGGGCCAGCTTCTAGAAGATGCCCCTTACTGTGAACGTGATTTAAAACTGCCCACCTTACATGATCCTATTGATCAAAAAGGCAATTTTCCGGTTTATATCAGTTGTAAATATGCTCAAGGAAGAAAAACCTATACGCATGTTTGGGATCACCATCCTTTTGATGTCGTTGGCTGGGATGGCTGCGAATACCCTTTTGCCTTGAACATCAAAGACTATGCCCCCAAAGTAGGTGCCATTCACTTGCCACCGCCCGTACACTTGGTCTTTGCAACCCAGCATTTTGTAGTCTGTAATTTTGTACCCCGCTTGTTTGATTTTTATCCCGGTGCCATACCCGCACCTTATTTTCACAGCAATGTTGATTCTGATGAGGTTATTTTTTATGCTGATGGCGATTTCATGTCTCGTAAGGGTATAGAGCCGGGTTCTATTTCTTATCACCCCATGGGCATTGCCCACGGTCCACAACCTGGAAAAACCGAAGCCTCTATTGGTCAAAAAGAAACGCATGAATATGCCGTGATGGTGGATACTTTTGCGCCTTTGAATTTATCCAAAGAAATTCAAGCTGTATCTGATCCCAACTATTGGCGTTCGTGGAATGAGGACTAA
- a CDS encoding tryptophanase has protein sequence MYKTIIEPFRIKTIEPIKMTTQAQRQSILKNAHYNLFLIKAEDVMIDFLTDSGTGAMSSAQWAAMMEGDESYAGSRSYYAFEKVVSDLTGFKHIFPTHQGRAAERILFSVIGGPDKFIPNNTHFDTTRANIEHTHTTAVDLMPESSKDTRTYAPFKGNMDVEKLKQFIDETGADKIPLCMLTVTNNSGGGQPVSMQNIKEVRAVCTQYNIPLFLDACRFAENAYFIKLREEGYANKSIEAIAKEMFSYADGCTMSAKKDGMVNMGGFLTCNDDSLAEKFQELEILTEGFPTYGGLSGRDLGALAQGLKEVLEEDYLQYRIQSTQYLGNGLKAAGIPIVEPTGGHAVYIDAKAFLPEIPAHHLPAQSVANALYILGGIRGVEIGTLMFGRPNPKTGIDTPAPMELVRLAIPRRMYTQSHVDYVIEVAHELVKQKNSLQGYTITEQAKSLRHFSAKLAPLS, from the coding sequence ATGTACAAAACCATCATAGAGCCGTTTAGAATCAAAACCATTGAACCCATTAAAATGACCACGCAAGCACAACGGCAAAGCATTTTAAAAAACGCCCATTACAATTTATTTTTGATTAAAGCTGAAGATGTTATGATTGATTTTCTTACCGATAGCGGCACCGGTGCCATGTCTTCGGCACAGTGGGCAGCCATGATGGAGGGTGATGAATCTTATGCTGGTAGTCGTTCTTACTATGCATTTGAAAAAGTGGTCTCTGACTTAACGGGTTTTAAGCATATTTTTCCTACCCATCAAGGACGTGCTGCAGAAAGAATTTTATTTTCCGTTATTGGCGGTCCAGATAAATTTATTCCCAACAACACACATTTTGATACCACTCGGGCTAACATTGAACATACCCATACAACGGCTGTAGATCTTATGCCTGAAAGTTCTAAAGATACCCGCACTTATGCCCCCTTTAAAGGCAATATGGATGTTGAAAAATTAAAGCAATTCATTGATGAAACCGGTGCAGATAAAATACCTTTATGCATGCTCACTGTTACCAACAACAGTGGTGGTGGCCAACCGGTATCCATGCAAAACATTAAAGAAGTAAGAGCCGTGTGTACACAATACAACATCCCTTTGTTTTTGGATGCCTGCCGTTTTGCTGAAAATGCTTATTTTATTAAACTGCGTGAAGAAGGCTATGCCAACAAAAGCATAGAGGCCATTGCCAAAGAAATGTTTTCCTATGCTGATGGCTGTACCATGAGCGCTAAAAAAGATGGCATGGTCAACATGGGGGGATTTTTGACCTGCAATGATGATAGCTTGGCTGAAAAATTTCAAGAACTGGAAATTTTAACCGAAGGCTTTCCCACCTATGGTGGTTTATCTGGCCGTGATTTAGGGGCTTTAGCGCAAGGCTTAAAAGAAGTTTTAGAAGAAGACTATTTACAGTATCGGATTCAATCTACTCAATACTTGGGCAATGGATTAAAAGCGGCTGGTATTCCTATTGTTGAACCCACTGGTGGTCATGCGGTCTATATTGATGCCAAAGCATTTTTACCTGAGATTCCAGCACATCATTTACCCGCCCAATCCGTAGCCAATGCACTCTACATATTAGGCGGAATCCGTGGCGTAGAAATTGGTACCTTGATGTTTGGCCGACCCAATCCTAAAACGGGTATAGACACCCCAGCCCCCATGGAATTGGTGCGCTTGGCCATACCCAGAAGAATGTATACCCAAAGCCATGTGGATTATGTTATAGAAGTAGCCCATGAATTGGTTAAACAAAAAAATAGCTTGCAGGGCTATACCATTACTGAACAAGCCAAAAGCCTCAGGCATTTTTCTGCCAAGCTTGCGCCCTTGTCTTAG
- a CDS encoding polyprenyl synthetase family protein has product MLDPLIKEILSCSELQAWPDLENILAKRKPGTIALFKIAYESTANTQIEALAIEAAIVCFIINCILIDDVLDKDEKGIWQTYGAGRVANLAAALQARQQTLIHQSSFSDHQKQEVMFHLNQMKLKEARAQELATRSPLDLNQYWDIVHGKSGNVCATAMQLGGLLGGADQSQIEVLYTIGKNLGEVGQISNDLRGAFDESINPDWAMPGCSLPILIALTSQHAQLNALKQHIDSGIHNTTELKKVQDILLESGAVSLCCDHIAQRLELMYEGLCQCTLDNKTHLIKNIGEDIQHAIAWVRDLDIELLKKTTQTLDTLHEKLAALEL; this is encoded by the coding sequence ATGCTAGACCCATTGATAAAAGAGATTCTTTCTTGTTCTGAACTTCAAGCTTGGCCTGATTTAGAAAACATATTGGCCAAAAGAAAACCAGGAACCATTGCTTTATTTAAAATTGCGTACGAAAGTACTGCTAACACTCAAATTGAAGCTTTAGCCATAGAAGCTGCCATTGTGTGCTTTATTATCAACTGTATCCTTATTGATGATGTCTTAGATAAGGATGAAAAAGGCATTTGGCAAACCTACGGAGCAGGAAGAGTTGCCAATTTAGCTGCCGCCTTGCAAGCACGTCAACAAACACTCATCCATCAATCAAGTTTTTCGGATCATCAAAAACAAGAAGTCATGTTTCATTTAAATCAGATGAAGCTAAAAGAAGCACGTGCGCAAGAGCTGGCCACCCGCAGTCCCTTAGATTTGAATCAATATTGGGATATTGTGCATGGAAAGAGTGGCAATGTTTGCGCAACGGCCATGCAGCTGGGTGGATTATTGGGTGGAGCAGATCAAAGCCAAATAGAGGTATTGTACACAATTGGCAAAAACCTTGGAGAAGTTGGTCAAATATCCAATGACTTAAGAGGCGCTTTTGATGAAAGCATCAACCCAGATTGGGCCATGCCCGGTTGTAGCTTGCCTATTTTAATTGCTTTGACAAGCCAACATGCTCAGTTGAATGCATTAAAGCAACACATTGATAGCGGCATTCATAACACAACTGAATTGAAAAAAGTGCAAGATATCCTTTTAGAGTCTGGAGCCGTAAGCTTGTGCTGCGATCATATTGCACAACGTTTAGAGCTTATGTATGAAGGCCTATGTCAATGCACTTTAGATAACAAAACCCATCTTATTAAAAACATTGGTGAAGACATCCAACATGCAATTGCATGGGTCAGAGATCTTGATATTGAATTACTCAAAAAAACCACACAAACCTTAGATACTCTACATGAAAAACTTGCTGCCTTAGAACTTTAA
- the gshB gene encoding glutathione synthase, translated as MKKMLVVMDPIETINPKKDTSLALMLEAQKQGFTVFYALSSDLLVISGQAKVMGKKVKVYADEQHWFAAEQEQLMPITAFDCILMRVDPPFNMEYIYATYVLDMAKDQGVKVINDPQSLRDCNEKMFIQWFPKYIAPTLVTKNKEALFAFVKEQGKTVVKPMDSMGGQGIDIVDQDKTGFETILAQATQNFSQTVMLQKYLPQIKDGDKRIFIVHGEVIPYVLGRFPKAGSFKANLAAGGKGVAMPISNENLKLCKSVAPELKKRGLLFVGMDIIGNHITEINVTSPTGSKEIEAAFSQAKIIEKFIQAI; from the coding sequence ATGAAAAAAATGTTAGTGGTGATGGACCCCATAGAAACAATCAACCCAAAGAAAGACACCAGCCTTGCCTTAATGCTGGAAGCACAAAAACAGGGCTTTACAGTTTTTTATGCTTTGTCTTCAGATCTTTTGGTCATCAGTGGCCAAGCTAAAGTCATGGGCAAGAAAGTCAAAGTTTATGCAGATGAACAGCATTGGTTTGCAGCTGAACAAGAACAGTTGATGCCCATCACAGCCTTTGATTGTATTTTAATGCGCGTTGATCCACCCTTTAACATGGAATACATCTATGCCACCTATGTTTTGGATATGGCCAAAGATCAAGGTGTAAAAGTGATCAATGATCCTCAGAGTTTACGGGACTGTAATGAAAAAATGTTCATTCAGTGGTTTCCAAAATATATTGCACCAACGTTAGTCACTAAAAATAAAGAGGCGCTTTTTGCATTTGTTAAAGAGCAGGGCAAAACAGTGGTTAAACCAATGGACAGTATGGGCGGACAAGGCATTGATATTGTAGACCAAGATAAAACTGGTTTTGAAACTATTCTTGCACAAGCAACACAAAACTTTAGCCAAACCGTCATGCTGCAGAAATATCTGCCACAAATCAAAGATGGGGATAAGCGGATTTTTATTGTGCATGGCGAAGTGATTCCTTATGTTCTTGGACGATTTCCAAAAGCAGGATCTTTTAAGGCTAACTTGGCGGCAGGCGGCAAGGGCGTGGCCATGCCAATCAGCAATGAAAACTTAAAGTTATGCAAGAGCGTAGCACCTGAATTGAAAAAAAGGGGCTTGTTGTTTGTGGGGATGGATATCATTGGCAATCATATTACAGAGATCAATGTGACCAGCCCAACCGGCAGCAAAGAGATTGAAGCGGCTTTTTCGCAAGCTAAAATTATAGAAAAATTTATTCAAGCTATTTAG